In the genome of Oncorhynchus mykiss isolate Arlee chromosome 18, USDA_OmykA_1.1, whole genome shotgun sequence, one region contains:
- the LOC110495448 gene encoding leucine-rich repeat-containing protein 3-like, which produces MGPPQPRWQALSPSSFCVSTSPVRTLCLVAALMVVMVTPCPKSCHCSERNGMVVQCVSRSLDQIPPDLPEDTVTLLLSSNRISHIPNQAFKDLRRLKELDLSHNHIESIDAGAFLGVSEGLRSLDLSNNQLRSVPKEAFTKLSARIRLSNNPWHCECALQEVLRELRLDPETVNEVSCHTSVQDEYAGRPVIQVLDSGINFCNFHHKTTDVAMFVTMFCWFAMVIAYVIYYVRHNQEDARRHMEYLKSLPSSSQTSKDFDTASTVL; this is translated from the coding sequence ATGGGGCCTCCTCAACCACGTTGGCAAGCCCTGTCCCCTTCTTCTTTCTGTGTCTCCACTTCCCCCGTGAGGACGTTGTGTCTCGTGGCGGCCCTCATGGTTGTCATGGTGACACCGTGCCCCAAGAGCTGCCACTGCTCGGAGAGGAACGGCATGGTGGTGCAGTGCGTCTCCCGGAGCCTTGACCAGATCCCCCCGGACCTACCGGAAGACACCGTCACCCTCCTGCTCTCGTCCAACCGGATCAGCCACATCCCCAACCAGGCCTTCAAGGACCTCCGCCGCCTCAAGGAGCTGGACCTGTCGCATAACCACATCGAGAGTATCGACGCAGGGGCCTTCCTGGGGGTCTCCGAGGGACTCCGCTCCCTGGACCTCTCCAACAACCAGCTCCGCAGCGTCCCCAAGGAGGCCTTCACCAAGCTGAGTGCCCGTATAAGACTCTCCAACAACCCCTGGCACTGCGAGTGTGCCCTCCAGGAGGTACTGAGGGAGCTGAGGCTGGATCCTGAGACGGTCAACGAGGTGAGCTGCCACACCTCTGTCCAGGACGAGTACGCCGGCCGGCCCGTCATTCAGGTCCTGGACTCTGGCATCAACTTCTGTAACTTCCACCACAAGACCACCGACGTGGCCATGTTCGTGACCATGTTCTGCTGGTTCGCCATGGTGATCGCCTACGTCATCTACTACGTCAGGCACAACCAGGAGGATGCGAGGAGACACATGGAGTACCTCAAGTCTCTACCCAGCTCCTCCCAGACCAGCAAGGACTTTGACACAGCCAGTACTGTGCTCTAG